AATTCCCTGGCAGCAACTATCGCATCATTAAAAAACATTTCATAAAAATCCCCAAGGCGGAAAAATAAAAAAGCATCCTGATAGTCAGCTTTTATTCGTAAGTATTGCTCCATCATTGGTGTATATTTCGACATGCCTATTCCCCCAAAAACAACAAAATATTCTCCCGCCATTATAGCATAAAATGAAAAGCGGAGGCGACTGGTTTGGGGTGAAACGCGTAAGCAAGGGACCGTAGAGCACCGTACTTCGTGCTCGAAGTGTCAATTGCTTACGTCGCGAACCCCAAGGAGCCACAGCCGGACAATGAAAAGCGGAGGCGACTGGTAGCGACGTACAAATAGATAGGACTGTGAAACGTGCGTCGAATTTTACGTACGTTCATCGGGACTAACTATCCCCCAAAAAAAAATTACGAGAGAAAATTTCCCTCGTAATTACATTAATCCTTATCTTTGTTTAGAAAATCTGGATTAATTTCATCCAGTTCCTCATCATTTACGTCAAAGTCCCAGTCTTCATCGTCATCATTGTGGTGATGACCCACTGGATTAACTTTAACATATACTTTAGTGTCGCCAATGATTTGGACCAAAAATTCTCTTTCAACTTCCACTTCTATTTTATTCCCTTGGTTTGTTATTTTACATTCCAGGCAATTCGGTTGCTGAAGAACCTTTGCTACTACGTCATAATCGTCGTTTATACAATGATCATCCTTTACAGATAGTTTAACATGATCACAGTACGTAATTCTTTCTGTAACCACCTCTGTTTTGGTATTGTCATTGTACGAATACCAAATATTGATATCGTAGCTGCCATTTACTTCAACAACGTCTTTTGATTTCTTTTTTGCATGGTACAAATGATTAATTACCCAGCACCCCAAAATACTTGATGGCTTATGGGATGGTGTTATTGAATGTGTTGCCTCAACAAACCTGCGTCCTTTACCACATACTGCCTTCGTAATGATTTCTCTATATTCTTGATCAAGAAAAGTCATAATTTCGTATACCTCCTCTTTTTTCATAGTCATTTTATGCAAGACAAATACCTAAAGTGCATAACAAAACCATGAAAACGAAAGAGGATGAAATTCACCCACCTGCGAAGGGTTACTCCACATGACTTTACGCGATTAAAAAACCAGATAAGAAATAGAAACTATTTCTTATCTGGTCACGATTAATGACTACATGCTGAATTATTTTTGGATTTGGAACCAGTTTCACCCGCGAGTACATCGCCACCCGTTGAACGAATAACATCATTTGTTACCTCACGGGCAATTGTTCCAGATACAACCTGCAAAATATCGTTAACGACACCCTGTGTCTCTTTAAACTCCTGTACAACTGGAATATCATCTATTTCAGCCTGTAAACGATCTATTTCTTCCTCGACCCGTTTTAGCGCTTCTTTTTTTTCATATGCCTGAAAATTAACTGCCTGTTTTTGCAATGCCTTTATTTTTGTAATTAGCTTTTGGACCTTTTGATTATCATTAATCTTTGCTTCAACCTGCTTAAAGCGATCAATTTCCTCCGTACTAGCTAGCATTTGTGCCAGATTTCTTGCCTCATCTAGAATTTGTTTACGTGTATATTCAGCCATTTAATTCACCTCAACCGTATTTTCTACCATCATACCATTTAATGACCATGTTTTCGCTTCTGTTATTTTAACTTCCACGATTTTTCCAATTGCGGAATCAGGCCCTTTAAAGTTTACAAGCTTGTTTTTTTCCGTGTATCCTGCTAACACATCCGGGTTTTTTTTGCTTTCACCTTCAACAAGCACTTTTACTATTTTATTTTCGTATCCTTTCATCGACTCAGCCGACTGTTTGTTAACTAAATCATTTAACCGGTACAAACGCTGCTTTTTAACATCCATTGGTACGTTATCTTTCTTCCTCGCAGCCGGGGTTCCTTCCCTTGGTGAATAAATATACGTATAAGCTGCCTCAAAGCCAACTTCTTCCATAAGCGTCATCGTTTCTTCAAATTGCTCATCTGTTTCATTCGGAAACCCTACAATAATATCAGTAGTTAACGTGGCATTTGGTATTGCTTTACGGATCTTCGCAACCAGTTCAAGGTATTGTTCCCTGGTATATTTACGATTCATTAATTTTAATACTTCACTGCTACCTGATTGAACGGGTAAATGAATATGGTCTAACAGATTGCCGCCCTGTGCAAGCACTTCAATTAAGTGATCATCGAAATCTCTTGGATGTGAGGTGGTAAATCGAACACGTGGGATATCGATTTTGTGAATGTCATCCATTAATTCACCCAATCCGTAACTGATATCGTCAAAGTCCTTTCCATAGGCATTAACATTCTGACCTAATAATGTGATCTCCTGGTAACCCTGCGCAGTTAAATGGCGAACTTCTTGGATGATATCCTCGGGTCGGCGACTGCGTTCTTTACCTCTGGTCATTGGGACTATACAATATGTGCAGAATTTATCACAGCCGTACATAATATTTACCCATGCTTTTATTTTACCTTTTCG
This Virgibacillus phasianinus DNA region includes the following protein-coding sequences:
- a CDS encoding outer spore coat protein CotE; amino-acid sequence: MTFLDQEYREIITKAVCGKGRRFVEATHSITPSHKPSSILGCWVINHLYHAKKKSKDVVEVNGSYDINIWYSYNDNTKTEVVTERITYCDHVKLSVKDDHCINDDYDVVAKVLQQPNCLECKITNQGNKIEVEVEREFLVQIIGDTKVYVKVNPVGHHHNDDDEDWDFDVNDEELDEINPDFLNKDKD
- a CDS encoding RicAFT regulatory complex protein RicA family protein, with translation MAEYTRKQILDEARNLAQMLASTEEIDRFKQVEAKINDNQKVQKLITKIKALQKQAVNFQAYEKKEALKRVEEEIDRLQAEIDDIPVVQEFKETQGVVNDILQVVSGTIAREVTNDVIRSTGGDVLAGETGSKSKNNSACSH
- the miaB gene encoding tRNA (N6-isopentenyl adenosine(37)-C2)-methylthiotransferase MiaB is translated as MNEQQRKEMSQIKQRDAADRKSGQEKPLHEKTSEDFAKYFETTYEPPNLNKARKRGRDKVNVHYDFGIPEDIENIGEGKKFLIRTYGCQMNEHDTEVMAGILTELGYESTSNTEDADIILLNTCAIRENAENKVFGEIGHLKPLKLEKPDLILGVCGCMSQEESVVNRILKKHPQIDLIFGTHNIHRLPQLIKESMFGKAKVVEVWSKEGDVIENLPKVRKGKIKAWVNIMYGCDKFCTYCIVPMTRGKERSRRPEDIIQEVRHLTAQGYQEITLLGQNVNAYGKDFDDISYGLGELMDDIHKIDIPRVRFTTSHPRDFDDHLIEVLAQGGNLLDHIHLPVQSGSSEVLKLMNRKYTREQYLELVAKIRKAIPNATLTTDIIVGFPNETDEQFEETMTLMEEVGFEAAYTYIYSPREGTPAARKKDNVPMDVKKQRLYRLNDLVNKQSAESMKGYENKIVKVLVEGESKKNPDVLAGYTEKNKLVNFKGPDSAIGKIVEVKITEAKTWSLNGMMVENTVEVN